The following coding sequences lie in one Rhizobium rhododendri genomic window:
- a CDS encoding metallophosphoesterase family protein, producing MSAFTFIHAADLHLGSPFQGLALKDADIAAVFVDASRKAFSTLVDRAVERRVDFFVIAGDVYDGDWKDNKIGLFFNREMARLERAGIPVYLLKGNHDAESVITRTITLPDNVHQFPTGKPGTFKLEALKVALHGQGFADRSATDNLALGYPAAVPGWFNIGVLHTSLTGREPHANYAPCSLDDLRSRGYDYWALGHVHEYELLAENPAIMFPGNLQGRSIRECGPKGALLVSVEDGIATHTRIIVDEARFGELAVLVDVDDDQPAILRRIQQAVEPLVEAMEERILALRIRLSGESHVRKAIIARRQDFHDEVQAACHRAHADIWLEKLEIRLEDPAGRAVTASATAGLDLDALIPPASDLPPAVISEAEARLSEIVAKLPGGLGAQEQPLDVDLQSLLAEARDLLVARSGGAV from the coding sequence ATGTCCGCATTCACCTTCATCCACGCCGCCGACCTCCATCTTGGCAGTCCCTTCCAGGGGCTGGCACTGAAGGATGCCGACATTGCAGCTGTGTTCGTCGATGCCAGCCGTAAGGCCTTCTCGACGCTGGTCGATCGTGCGGTCGAGCGCAGGGTGGATTTCTTCGTCATCGCCGGTGACGTCTATGACGGCGACTGGAAGGACAACAAGATCGGGTTGTTCTTCAACCGCGAGATGGCGCGGCTGGAGCGGGCTGGAATCCCCGTCTATCTGCTGAAAGGCAACCACGACGCCGAAAGCGTCATCACCCGGACGATCACGCTGCCCGACAACGTCCACCAGTTCCCGACCGGAAAACCCGGCACTTTCAAGCTGGAGGCCTTGAAAGTCGCGCTGCACGGGCAGGGCTTCGCCGACCGCTCGGCAACCGACAACCTGGCGCTCGGTTATCCGGCCGCGGTCCCCGGCTGGTTCAACATCGGCGTGCTGCACACCTCGCTGACCGGCCGCGAGCCGCATGCCAACTATGCCCCTTGTTCGCTCGACGACCTGCGCTCGCGCGGCTACGACTACTGGGCGCTCGGCCATGTTCACGAATATGAGTTGCTGGCTGAAAACCCGGCGATCATGTTTCCCGGCAACCTGCAGGGGCGAAGCATCCGCGAATGCGGCCCAAAGGGCGCGCTGCTGGTGAGTGTCGAGGATGGTATCGCCACCCACACCCGGATCATCGTCGATGAGGCGCGCTTCGGCGAACTCGCCGTCCTCGTCGATGTCGATGACGATCAACCGGCGATCCTGCGTCGTATCCAGCAGGCAGTCGAGCCGCTGGTCGAGGCTATGGAGGAACGCATCCTGGCCCTGCGCATCCGGCTTTCTGGCGAAAGCCACGTCCGCAAGGCGATCATTGCCCGCCGCCAGGATTTTCACGACGAAGTACAGGCAGCCTGCCATCGTGCGCACGCCGACATCTGGTTGGAGAAGCTTGAGATCAGGCTTGAGGATCCGGCAGGTCGCGCTGTCACCGCCAGCGCGACTGCCGGGCTGGACCTGGACGCCTTGATCCCGCCGGCGTCAGACTTGCCGCCGGCCGTGATCTCGGAGGCTGAGGCCCGTCTATCGGAAATCGTCGCCAAGCTGCCGGGCGGTCTCGGCGCCCAGGAACAGCCGCTGGACGTCGATCTGCAATCGCTGCTGGCCGAAGCCCGCGACCTGCTGGTTGCCCGGTCCGGAGGGGCGGTCTAG
- a CDS encoding ATP-binding protein: MRFKSLEILRYGALTDRTLTFRPDARLHIIYGPNEAGKSSALAAISDLMFGFPTAAEYSFLHEANTLRVGAEIVSQGGQSLAFRRRRGRKNTLLSADAAETALPEDALAAFIGSLNRDVFERAFGLNSDRLRRGAAAMLKGGGEIGSLLFSAASGLLGLTQLKQSLENEADLIFGPRKSKDRSFYQVLERHDEAKRAERDSELKSGDWKRLLADAADIEAQLAALQAERQETRHTLDRLTMLKTLEPVLAEIDAEQDRLAEFVDLAPLPQAFATELAQALARRQAVEAAIRVADAEMDRIADDISATPVDEAIRAAAPAIMARYAETADYRSKTKDMQRVSGEIDEFDARLVQFARRLGLSDVAEVERVQPSDAELARIRRLTSAGIALHRDHSDVGQRLAEARDQLRRLEETAASGRLIDPKPYQEQMTVLQPDLSELSRLDAVAVQVERLERDLEAATARMSPAIDDLERLLSVPLPDIAALAKQGDTLAEAEADSRDAANRLAALENEASQIVAKIAGMQHEGSIVTREEIAEARTLRDGVWQSFAAAPKSTKDNAEVVSQAIREADRLADLALANADRVSRHTQLRLRQAELEPQLEAARSESFTKDKALEAARKTYRQLFEPAGVKPLSPDRMIDWRRAVDALSRQRETLNDIRDELAELKRKEARLGPVLADLADATGYSATASLAPSALARGLSRHIETIAERWTDSRSLEGKRAAARENIAGLEQRQSDINVSIAKFEAAFANAALAIGLPEGTTVDMAEAAIEIWKSLPETLTERENRRRRVRGMQRDTTAFEHAVRDLVNAIAPDLKPLAPDAAAEALHERAVSANAGDQRRAALEKARQQAGLRLARCRSDLEEVEAELAALSIQVPAEHDLDALLARLEERRRLQSRLAESRARFALQANGQDEAHVRAGLSGFDRVVAELEIEQLAARDQTQLSRFADLNVRLAENQRQRQLLENGAGAELAVFQKYAAEAEAKALAREWLVLKLASSLLASSMETYRERQADPVMRRAGELFSVLTGGRFSRLVQLYDDRDELQLQAERTGGEKVPLDGLSEGTGDQLYLALRLAFLEDYSARNEPAPLIVDDIFQTFDDDRTASGLKALCGTADRFQTILFTHEMSVVDIATREIGKELDLIRL; encoded by the coding sequence ATGCGTTTCAAGAGCCTGGAAATCCTGCGCTACGGTGCACTCACAGACCGCACCCTGACATTCCGGCCGGACGCGCGGCTGCACATCATCTACGGGCCCAACGAGGCCGGAAAGTCGTCGGCTCTGGCTGCGATTTCCGATCTGATGTTCGGTTTCCCGACGGCTGCCGAATACAGTTTCCTGCACGAGGCCAACACATTGCGGGTCGGCGCCGAAATTGTCAGCCAAGGTGGCCAGAGCCTTGCCTTCCGCCGCCGTCGTGGCCGCAAGAACACGCTGCTGTCGGCAGACGCCGCGGAAACCGCGTTGCCGGAGGATGCGCTTGCAGCCTTTATCGGGAGTCTCAACCGTGATGTTTTCGAGCGTGCCTTCGGGCTGAATTCCGATCGTCTGCGCCGTGGTGCTGCCGCGATGCTGAAAGGTGGCGGCGAGATCGGCAGCCTGCTGTTTTCGGCGGCCTCCGGTCTGCTCGGCCTGACGCAGCTGAAGCAGTCGCTGGAGAATGAGGCCGATCTCATCTTCGGGCCGCGAAAATCCAAGGATCGATCGTTCTACCAAGTGCTCGAGCGCCATGACGAGGCCAAGCGCGCCGAGCGGGACAGCGAGCTGAAATCCGGCGACTGGAAACGGCTTTTGGCCGATGCTGCCGATATCGAGGCACAGCTGGCCGCGCTTCAGGCGGAGCGACAGGAGACCAGGCACACCCTGGACCGCCTGACGATGCTGAAAACGCTGGAGCCGGTGCTGGCAGAAATCGATGCGGAGCAGGATCGGCTAGCCGAGTTCGTCGACCTTGCCCCGCTGCCGCAGGCTTTTGCAACGGAGCTGGCGCAAGCACTGGCGCGTCGTCAGGCGGTAGAGGCTGCGATCCGCGTTGCCGATGCCGAGATGGACCGCATTGCCGACGACATCAGCGCCACCCCTGTAGATGAGGCGATACGGGCAGCGGCGCCGGCGATCATGGCCCGCTACGCCGAGACAGCCGATTATCGTTCCAAGACCAAGGACATGCAGCGCGTGTCGGGCGAGATCGATGAATTCGACGCCCGTCTGGTGCAGTTCGCCCGCAGGCTTGGCCTTAGCGATGTGGCCGAGGTCGAGCGCGTTCAGCCCAGCGACGCGGAACTCGCGCGCATCCGCAGGCTCACAAGCGCGGGCATCGCCCTCCATCGCGATCATTCGGATGTCGGCCAGAGACTGGCCGAGGCGCGTGACCAGTTGCGGCGCCTTGAGGAGACGGCGGCGAGCGGCAGGCTCATCGACCCCAAGCCCTATCAGGAGCAGATGACCGTTCTGCAGCCCGATCTGTCTGAACTGTCGCGTCTGGATGCCGTTGCCGTTCAGGTGGAGCGTCTGGAGAGAGACCTCGAGGCGGCCACCGCCCGAATGTCGCCTGCGATAGACGACCTCGAGCGTCTGCTGTCCGTTCCCCTGCCGGACATCGCCGCACTTGCCAAGCAGGGCGACACGCTGGCAGAGGCCGAGGCCGATAGCCGGGACGCTGCCAACCGACTGGCGGCGCTGGAGAACGAAGCCAGCCAGATCGTCGCAAAGATCGCCGGTATGCAGCACGAGGGCTCGATCGTCACCCGCGAAGAGATCGCCGAAGCGCGCACCCTGAGAGACGGGGTTTGGCAATCCTTCGCTGCCGCACCGAAATCTACCAAGGACAATGCAGAAGTCGTGTCGCAAGCCATCCGCGAAGCCGACAGGTTGGCCGACCTGGCGCTGGCCAACGCCGACCGCGTCTCGCGCCACACGCAGCTACGTCTGCGGCAGGCCGAACTCGAGCCGCAACTGGAGGCCGCACGGTCCGAGAGCTTCACAAAAGACAAGGCGCTCGAGGCTGCGCGTAAAACGTACCGGCAGCTGTTCGAGCCGGCCGGTGTCAAACCGTTGTCGCCGGACCGCATGATCGACTGGCGCCGCGCCGTCGACGCTCTCTCCAGGCAGCGTGAAACCCTCAACGACATCAGGGATGAACTGGCTGAACTGAAACGCAAGGAAGCGCGGCTCGGACCGGTGCTTGCAGACCTCGCCGATGCGACCGGATATAGCGCCACCGCCTCCCTTGCGCCATCGGCGCTGGCTCGTGGCCTGTCGCGACACATCGAGACGATAGCCGAGCGCTGGACCGATAGCCGGTCGCTCGAGGGCAAGCGCGCTGCGGCGCGGGAAAACATCGCCGGTCTCGAACAGCGCCAGTCGGATATCAACGTCTCCATCGCCAAATTCGAGGCAGCCTTTGCCAACGCCGCGCTGGCGATAGGGCTACCGGAAGGCACCACCGTCGATATGGCGGAGGCGGCGATCGAGATATGGAAGTCGTTGCCGGAAACGCTGACGGAGCGGGAAAACCGCCGCCGCCGCGTCCGTGGCATGCAGCGCGATACGACAGCCTTCGAGCACGCCGTACGGGATCTCGTGAACGCCATCGCGCCGGACCTGAAGCCGCTGGCGCCCGATGCCGCCGCAGAAGCGCTGCACGAGCGGGCCGTGTCGGCCAATGCCGGCGACCAGCGCCGCGCGGCTCTGGAAAAGGCCCGCCAGCAGGCCGGGTTACGGCTGGCACGATGCCGGTCGGATCTGGAGGAGGTCGAGGCCGAACTCGCCGCACTTTCAATACAGGTGCCGGCTGAGCATGACCTCGATGCGCTTCTGGCGCGGCTTGAGGAGCGCCGCCGCCTGCAAAGCCGGCTCGCTGAAAGCCGGGCGCGATTTGCACTGCAGGCAAACGGACAGGATGAGGCACATGTCCGGGCCGGCCTATCGGGTTTCGACCGGGTCGTGGCGGAGCTCGAAATCGAGCAACTCGCAGCCCGGGACCAGACTCAGCTCAGCCGGTTTGCCGACCTGAACGTGCGGCTCGCGGAAAACCAGCGGCAACGCCAGCTGCTCGAGAACGGTGCGGGCGCGGAACTGGCGGTCTTCCAGAAATACGCGGCGGAAGCGGAGGCCAAGGCGCTCGCCCGCGAGTGGCTCGTCCTCAAGCTGGCATCGAGCCTGCTGGCGTCATCCATGGAAACCTACCGAGAGCGGCAGGCAGATCCTGTGATGCGCCGGGCAGGGGAGTTGTTCTCTGTGCTGACAGGTGGCCGTTTTTCGCGCCTGGTGCAGCTGTATGACGACAGGGACGAGCTGCAGCTACAGGCGGAGCGGACGGGTGGCGAGAAAGTGCCGCTCGACGGCCTCAGCGAAGGCACCGGCGACCAGCTGTACCTGGCTCTGCGGCTTGCCTTCCTCGAGGACTATTCAGCGCGCAACGAGCCAGCGCCGCTGATTGTCGACGACATTTTCCAGACGTTCGACGATGATCGCACCGCATCGGGCCTCAAAGCTCTCTGCGGTACGGCTGATCGGTTCCAGACGATTCTCTTCACCCATGAAATGAGTGTCGTCGATATCGCCACCCGCGAGATCGGCAAGGAGCTCGATCTCATCAGGCTTTAG
- a CDS encoding DUF3833 family protein → MRFGRTLIAAALLQLVGVAGASAADLRLEQYFAGHTVATGHFGAINGVSRDFKVKLTGTSSGKHFSLREDFRYADGETDRKTWRFTRTGPNTYRGTREDVVGDTEVKITGQTARFTYLVNLEPKGKPNIVRFHDSMVVQPDGSMINNAWVTKYGFPVARTHVVFTRP, encoded by the coding sequence ATGCGTTTTGGACGAACCCTTATCGCCGCCGCCCTGCTGCAGCTGGTGGGCGTGGCCGGAGCATCCGCCGCCGATCTGCGGCTTGAACAGTACTTTGCGGGGCACACCGTGGCGACCGGGCATTTTGGCGCAATCAACGGCGTCAGCCGCGATTTCAAGGTCAAGCTTACGGGCACATCGTCGGGCAAGCATTTTTCCCTGCGCGAGGACTTTCGCTATGCGGACGGCGAGACCGACCGCAAGACCTGGCGCTTCACGCGCACCGGACCCAACACTTATCGCGGTACGCGAGAGGATGTGGTCGGCGACACCGAGGTGAAGATTACCGGCCAGACCGCGAGATTCACGTACCTGGTCAACCTCGAACCGAAGGGCAAACCCAACATCGTCCGGTTCCATGATTCGATGGTCGTCCAACCGGATGGCAGCATGATCAACAACGCCTGGGTAACGAAATATGGCTTCCCCGTTGCGCGCACGCATGTGGTCTTCACGCGCCCCTGA
- a CDS encoding NADH-quinone oxidoreductase subunit A, protein MTGLLSAYIPIAIFIGIALIIGLALLVTPFAVAFKAPDPEKLSAFECGFNAFDDARMKFDIRFYLVSILFIIFDLEVAFLFPWAVSFSSIGWFGLWSMMVFLGVLTIGFVYEWKKGALEWE, encoded by the coding sequence ATGACTGGACTTCTGAGCGCCTATATTCCGATCGCAATCTTCATCGGAATTGCCCTGATCATCGGCCTTGCGCTGCTGGTCACGCCTTTCGCCGTCGCCTTCAAGGCACCGGATCCGGAAAAGCTTTCGGCTTTCGAATGCGGCTTCAACGCCTTCGACGATGCCCGCATGAAATTCGACATCCGCTTCTACCTGGTATCGATTCTCTTCATCATCTTCGATCTGGAAGTTGCCTTCCTGTTTCCGTGGGCAGTGTCGTTCTCATCGATCGGCTGGTTTGGGCTGTGGTCCATGATGGTATTTCTCGGCGTGCTGACCATCGGATTCGTCTATGAATGGAAAAAGGGAGCCTTGGAATGGGAGTAG
- a CDS encoding NuoB/complex I 20 kDa subunit family protein, with amino-acid sequence MGVGNSNATLIAPQPKGLVDPSTGRPIGSNDPFFGEVNNELADKGFLTTTTDNLITWARTGSLMWMQFGLACCAVEGLMQVSGPRYDMERFGVAPRASPRQSDVMIVAGTLTNKMAPALRKVYDQMPEPRYVISMGSCANGGGYYHYSYSVVRGCDRVVPVDIYVPGCPPTAEALLYGVLLLQKKIRRTGTIER; translated from the coding sequence ATGGGAGTAGGCAATAGCAACGCGACGCTGATCGCGCCGCAGCCGAAGGGCCTTGTCGATCCGTCGACCGGCCGTCCCATCGGCAGCAACGATCCGTTTTTCGGCGAAGTGAACAACGAGCTGGCCGACAAGGGCTTCTTGACGACAACCACCGACAACCTCATCACTTGGGCTCGTACCGGCTCGCTGATGTGGATGCAGTTCGGGCTCGCCTGTTGCGCCGTGGAAGGCCTGATGCAGGTCTCCGGTCCGCGTTACGACATGGAGCGCTTCGGTGTTGCACCGCGCGCCTCTCCGCGCCAGTCCGACGTGATGATCGTGGCGGGCACTCTCACCAACAAGATGGCCCCGGCGCTCCGCAAGGTCTACGACCAGATGCCCGAGCCGCGCTATGTGATCTCGATGGGATCCTGCGCCAATGGTGGCGGCTACTACCACTATTCCTACTCGGTCGTGCGCGGCTGCGACCGCGTCGTGCCTGTCGATATCTACGTCCCGGGCTGTCCTCCTACGGCAGAAGCGCTTCTCTACGGCGTGCTCCTGCTGCAGAAAAAGATCCGCCGCACCGGCACGATCGAACGCTAG
- a CDS encoding NADH-quinone oxidoreductase subunit C, producing MTEALSELAAYIGEARGTLVSSSEIKFGELTLTTDVDNIVALLTFLRDDPKCAFIALTDICGVDWPQRPERFDVVYHLMSPTKNLRIRIKLVTTEDRAVPSAGGVFRGADWFEREAWDLFGITFSGHTDLRRILTDYGFEGHPLRKDFPTTGLVEVRYDDLAKRVVYESVELKQEFRNFDFLSPWEGTDYVLPPVVLPGDEKAKQ from the coding sequence ATGACTGAAGCCCTGAGCGAACTTGCTGCCTACATCGGCGAAGCGCGCGGCACGCTGGTTTCCTCGTCGGAGATCAAGTTTGGCGAACTGACGCTCACAACGGATGTTGATAACATCGTCGCGCTCCTGACATTCCTGCGTGACGATCCGAAATGTGCGTTCATCGCGCTCACCGATATCTGCGGCGTAGACTGGCCACAGAGGCCGGAGCGTTTCGACGTGGTTTATCACCTTATGTCGCCGACGAAGAACCTACGCATCCGCATCAAGCTCGTTACGACGGAAGACCGTGCCGTTCCGTCCGCCGGCGGTGTATTTCGCGGTGCAGACTGGTTCGAGCGCGAGGCATGGGACCTGTTTGGGATCACATTCTCCGGCCACACGGACCTTCGCCGTATCCTTACCGACTACGGTTTCGAGGGTCATCCGCTGCGCAAGGATTTTCCGACAACGGGCTTAGTCGAAGTACGCTACGATGATCTGGCCAAGCGGGTCGTCTACGAGTCGGTCGAACTGAAACAGGAATTCCGCAATTTCGACTTCCTCAGCCCCTGGGAAGGCACAGACTACGTCCTGCCGCCCGTGGTGCTGCCGGGTGACGAGAAGGCGAAGCAGTAG
- a CDS encoding four helix bundle protein: MVGETATAINSYQDLIVWKRSMDIAVDCYSLTKTFPKDEIYGLVSQIRRSAASVAANIAEGYGRETTGAYLHHLKIAQGSLKELETHLILCSRVGLIEAHQLETALSTSEEIGKMLRSLVRRLQEVRSK; the protein is encoded by the coding sequence ATAGTAGGGGAGACTGCGACGGCGATTAACTCTTATCAGGATCTGATAGTGTGGAAGCGCTCGATGGATATTGCAGTTGACTGCTACAGCCTGACCAAGACTTTTCCCAAAGACGAAATCTACGGCCTCGTTTCGCAGATAAGACGTTCCGCGGCCTCTGTTGCGGCGAATATTGCCGAAGGTTACGGACGAGAAACGACGGGCGCGTACCTTCATCATCTGAAGATCGCGCAGGGTTCGCTGAAGGAATTGGAAACGCATCTTATCTTGTGTTCACGCGTGGGATTGATTGAAGCGCATCAACTTGAAACGGCGCTTTCCACAAGTGAAGAAATCGGAAAAATGCTTCGCTCTCTCGTGCGGCGCCTGCAGGAGGTACGGAGCAAATGA
- a CDS encoding NADH-quinone oxidoreductase subunit D codes for MTEHNVRNFTINFGPEHPSAHGVLRLVLELDGEIVERVDPHIGLLHRGTEKLIETKTYLQAVPYFDRLDYVAPMNQEHAFALGVEKLLGLEIPIRGQLIRVLYSEIGRILSHIMNVTTQAMDVGAMTPPVWGFEEREKLMIFYERACGARLHAAYFRPGGVHQDIPPELVEDIGKWCDPFLKILDDIEGLLTGNRIFKQRNVDIGVVKLEDAWNMGFSGVMIRGSGAKWDLRRSQPYECYSDLEFDIAIGKNGDCFDRYLIRMEEMRQSVRIMKQCVDRLLGVAKTGPVSSLDGKVVPPKRGDMKRSMEGLIHHFKLYTEGYHVPAGEVYAAVEAPKGEFGVYLVADGSNKPYRCKIRAPGFVHLQAMDFLCRGHQLADVTAVLGSLDIVFGEVDR; via the coding sequence ATGACTGAACACAACGTCCGTAATTTCACGATCAACTTCGGTCCGGAGCATCCGTCTGCGCATGGCGTGCTGCGTCTGGTGCTGGAGCTGGATGGGGAGATTGTCGAGCGCGTCGATCCGCACATCGGCCTGCTGCATCGTGGCACCGAGAAATTGATCGAGACCAAGACCTATCTGCAGGCTGTGCCCTATTTCGATCGGCTGGACTACGTTGCGCCGATGAACCAGGAGCACGCCTTTGCGCTCGGCGTCGAGAAGCTGCTTGGCCTCGAGATCCCTATTCGTGGCCAGTTGATTCGCGTGCTCTATTCGGAAATCGGCCGCATCCTGTCGCACATCATGAACGTCACGACCCAGGCGATGGACGTGGGCGCCATGACGCCGCCGGTCTGGGGCTTCGAAGAGCGCGAAAAGCTGATGATCTTCTACGAGCGCGCTTGCGGCGCTCGGTTACACGCAGCCTATTTCCGTCCGGGCGGCGTCCATCAGGACATTCCACCGGAGCTCGTCGAAGACATCGGCAAGTGGTGCGATCCCTTCCTGAAGATCCTCGATGACATCGAAGGCCTGCTCACCGGCAACCGAATTTTCAAGCAGCGCAACGTCGATATCGGCGTCGTGAAGCTGGAAGACGCATGGAACATGGGCTTTTCCGGCGTCATGATCCGTGGCTCCGGTGCCAAGTGGGACCTGCGTCGCTCGCAGCCGTACGAATGCTATTCCGATCTCGAATTCGACATCGCCATCGGCAAGAACGGCGACTGTTTCGACCGCTACCTGATCCGCATGGAAGAGATGCGCCAGTCGGTGCGGATCATGAAGCAGTGCGTCGACCGTCTTCTCGGTGTTGCAAAGACCGGGCCCGTGTCGTCGCTGGACGGCAAGGTCGTGCCGCCGAAGCGCGGCGATATGAAGCGTTCGATGGAAGGCCTCATCCACCATTTCAAGCTCTACACAGAGGGCTACCACGTGCCGGCCGGCGAAGTTTATGCGGCCGTCGAAGCACCGAAGGGCGAGTTCGGCGTCTACCTGGTGGCCGATGGATCGAACAAGCCATACCGCTGCAAGATCCGTGCGCCTGGCTTCGTTCACTTGCAGGCAATGGATTTCCTCTGCCGTGGGCACCAGCTGGCCGACGTCACCGCAGTTCTCGGCTCGCTCGACATCGTCTTCGGCGAGGTCGATCGCTGA
- the nuoF gene encoding NADH-quinone oxidoreductase subunit NuoF has protein sequence MLNDQDRIFTNIYGLRDKSLKGAMSRGHWDGTKQILEKGRDWIINEMKASGLRGRGGAGFPTGLKWSFMPKENDGRPHYLVVNADESEPGTCKDRDILRHDPHTLIEGCVIASFAMGANHAYIYVRGEYIREREALQAAIDECYDAGLLGKNNKLGYDIDIIVHHGAGAYICGEETALLESLEGKKGQPRLKPPFPANMGLYGCPTTVNNVESIAVAPTILRRGAAWFSGIGRPNNVGTKLFMLSGHVNKPVTVEESMGITFRELVEKHAGGIRGGWDNLLAVIPGGASCPIVPAKDMIDGIMDFDGMRAAGSSFGTGASIVMDKSTDVIRAIARISAFFKHESCGQCTPCREGTGWMWRVLERMAKGNAQKREIDMLLQVTKQIEGHTICALGDAASWPVQGLIRHFRPEIEKRIDQYSANALDHGAVLEAAE, from the coding sequence ATGCTGAACGATCAGGATCGCATCTTCACAAACATCTACGGCCTTCGCGACAAGTCGCTGAAGGGCGCCATGAGCCGTGGCCACTGGGACGGCACCAAACAGATCCTCGAAAAGGGTCGCGACTGGATCATCAACGAGATGAAAGCCTCTGGCCTGCGCGGTCGTGGCGGCGCCGGCTTCCCGACCGGGCTTAAATGGTCGTTCATGCCGAAGGAAAACGACGGCCGCCCGCACTACCTCGTCGTCAACGCCGACGAATCGGAGCCGGGCACCTGCAAGGACCGCGACATCCTGCGCCACGATCCGCACACGCTGATCGAGGGCTGCGTCATCGCGTCCTTCGCCATGGGCGCCAACCACGCCTACATCTACGTTCGCGGCGAATACATCCGCGAGCGCGAGGCGCTTCAGGCGGCGATCGACGAATGCTATGATGCCGGCCTGCTCGGCAAGAACAACAAGCTCGGCTACGACATCGACATCATCGTCCATCACGGTGCCGGCGCCTACATCTGCGGCGAGGAAACCGCGCTGCTCGAAAGCCTCGAGGGCAAGAAGGGCCAGCCGCGCCTGAAGCCGCCGTTCCCGGCCAATATGGGCCTTTACGGCTGCCCGACGACGGTCAACAACGTCGAGTCGATCGCCGTTGCGCCGACCATCTTGCGCCGTGGCGCTGCATGGTTCTCCGGCATAGGCCGCCCGAACAACGTCGGCACCAAGCTGTTCATGCTGTCCGGTCACGTCAATAAGCCGGTCACCGTCGAAGAAAGCATGGGGATCACCTTCCGCGAGCTCGTAGAAAAGCATGCCGGTGGCATCCGCGGCGGCTGGGACAATCTGCTGGCGGTCATTCCCGGCGGCGCATCCTGCCCGATCGTTCCTGCCAAGGACATGATCGACGGCATCATGGATTTCGACGGCATGCGGGCGGCGGGTTCGTCCTTCGGTACCGGCGCCTCCATCGTCATGGACAAGTCCACCGACGTCATCAGGGCGATTGCCCGCATCTCGGCCTTCTTCAAGCACGAGAGCTGCGGCCAGTGCACGCCGTGCCGCGAAGGTACCGGCTGGATGTGGCGGGTGCTCGAGCGCATGGCGAAGGGCAATGCCCAGAAGCGCGAGATCGACATGCTTCTGCAGGTCACCAAGCAGATCGAAGGCCACACGATCTGCGCACTTGGCGACGCGGCATCATGGCCCGTGCAGGGCCTGATCCGGCATTTTCGTCCCGAGATCGAAAAGCGTATCGACCAATACAGTGCCAACGCGCTGGACCACGGCGCCGTACTCGAGGCGGCGGAATAG